Proteins co-encoded in one Streptomyces roseochromogenus subsp. oscitans DS 12.976 genomic window:
- a CDS encoding class F sortase: protein MAADPSSPIPAEPPGGGRSSGRGRLTLWGVAIVLLVVSVFGSHHGSDDTPRASRAGAPQRHHHAGASAPFKADTPPVVNDLPRSEPTRLLIPKISVDAPFTTLAMDASGTLQPPPAGDTNLVGWYAKGVSPGETGTAIIAGHLDTTTSAAVFANLDNLAPGDEFTVQRADGRDADFVVDDSETFAKDSFPSERVFADAQRPEVRLITCAGPYDKAAKDYSDNLVVFAHLEVE, encoded by the coding sequence ATGGCAGCAGATCCCTCCTCCCCGATCCCCGCGGAACCGCCGGGGGGCGGGCGGAGTTCCGGCCGTGGGCGGCTGACGCTGTGGGGCGTGGCGATCGTGCTCCTCGTCGTCAGCGTGTTCGGCAGCCACCACGGCTCGGATGACACGCCACGCGCCTCCCGGGCCGGCGCGCCGCAGCGCCACCATCACGCGGGCGCGAGCGCCCCGTTCAAAGCCGACACGCCCCCGGTGGTCAACGACCTGCCCAGATCCGAACCGACCCGCCTGCTCATCCCCAAGATCTCTGTGGACGCCCCCTTCACCACCCTGGCCATGGACGCCTCGGGTACGCTCCAGCCGCCACCGGCCGGTGACACCAACCTCGTCGGCTGGTACGCCAAGGGTGTCTCGCCCGGGGAGACCGGCACCGCGATCATCGCCGGGCACCTCGACACGACGACCTCCGCCGCCGTCTTCGCCAACCTTGACAATCTGGCGCCCGGCGACGAGTTCACCGTGCAGCGCGCCGACGGACGCGATGCCGACTTCGTCGTGGACGACAGCGAGACCTTCGCCAAGGACAGCTTCCCCAGCGAGCGCGTCTTCGCCGACGCCCAACGCCCCGAGGTCCGGCTGATCACCTGTGCGGGGCCGTACGACAAGGCGGCGAAGGACTACAGTGACAACCTCGTGGTCTTCGCTCACCTGGAGGTGGAGTGA
- a CDS encoding GDSL-type esterase/lipase family protein, producing MQTIPLTPELLCGALDLERTAHGLLPHRLPARARAQCADPQLAMAESQPSGVRLVFRTRATVVELDTLPTKRVYVGAPPRPEGRYDLVVDGRPAGSGRVGGGHTLTIDLTTGSAAHRPGPVGTLRFTGLPDTVKVVEIWLPYDEMTELVALRTDAPVEPVPDRPGKVWLHHGSSISHGSAAASPTTTWPALAASLGGVELINVGLSGSALLDPFTARALRDTPADLISVKLGINVVNTDLMRLRAFGPAVHGFLDTIRDGRPDVPLLVVSPILCPMHEDTPGPTLMDVSALQEGRLLFRATGDPADKASGKLTLGVIREELARIVRERSTEDPHLHYLDGRELYGEADFGELPLPDGLHPDAAAHRRMGERFAALAFTPGGAFTDGAA from the coding sequence ATGCAGACCATCCCGCTAACCCCCGAACTCCTGTGCGGCGCACTGGACTTGGAGCGCACCGCGCACGGACTCCTGCCGCACCGGCTGCCGGCCCGCGCCCGCGCGCAGTGCGCCGATCCGCAGCTGGCCATGGCGGAGTCCCAGCCCTCCGGCGTACGGCTGGTCTTCCGCACCCGCGCGACCGTCGTCGAGTTGGACACCCTGCCGACCAAGCGGGTCTACGTCGGCGCACCGCCCCGCCCGGAAGGCCGCTACGACCTGGTCGTCGACGGCCGTCCGGCCGGCAGCGGCCGCGTCGGCGGCGGCCACACGCTCACCATCGACCTGACCACCGGCTCCGCCGCGCACCGGCCGGGCCCCGTCGGCACCCTGCGCTTCACCGGGCTGCCCGACACCGTCAAGGTCGTGGAGATCTGGCTGCCGTACGACGAGATGACCGAACTCGTCGCCCTGCGCACCGATGCGCCCGTCGAGCCCGTACCGGACCGGCCCGGCAAGGTCTGGCTGCACCACGGCAGTTCCATCAGTCACGGATCGGCGGCCGCGAGTCCGACCACCACCTGGCCGGCGCTCGCCGCGTCCCTCGGCGGGGTGGAACTGATCAATGTGGGGCTGAGCGGCAGCGCGCTCCTCGACCCGTTCACCGCGCGCGCACTGCGCGACACCCCCGCCGACCTGATCAGCGTCAAGCTCGGCATCAATGTGGTCAACACCGATCTGATGCGGCTGCGCGCGTTCGGTCCCGCGGTGCACGGCTTCCTCGACACCATCCGCGACGGGCGCCCCGACGTCCCGCTGCTGGTCGTCTCGCCGATCCTGTGCCCGATGCACGAGGACACGCCGGGCCCCACCCTCATGGACGTGTCCGCCCTGCAGGAGGGTCGGCTGCTGTTCCGTGCGACCGGCGACCCGGCGGACAAGGCGAGCGGGAAACTCACCCTGGGTGTCATCCGGGAGGAGCTGGCCCGGATCGTCCGCGAGCGGTCAACCGAGGACCCGCACCTGCACTACCTCGACGGCCGTGAACTGTACGGCGAGGCCGACTTCGGCGAACTGCCGCTGCCCGACGGCCTCCACCCGGACGCCGCCGCGCACCGTCGCATGGGCGAACGGTTCGCGGCGCTGGCGTTCACTCCGGGCGGGGCCTTCACAGACGGCGCCGCCTGA
- a CDS encoding TetR/AcrR family transcriptional regulator, whose amino-acid sequence MVRAGLSTDRLVRAGAELADEVGFEQVTVSALARRFDVKVASLYSHLKNSQDLKTRIALLALEELADRAADALAGRAGKDALTAFADVYRDYARAHPGRYAATRHPLDPEAAAASAGGRHAQMTRAILRGYDLAEPDQTHAVRLLGSVFHGYVSLELAGGFSRSAPDSQESWTRILDALDSLLRDWPHA is encoded by the coding sequence ATGGTACGCGCAGGCCTGAGCACCGACCGTCTCGTACGGGCCGGTGCGGAGCTGGCCGACGAGGTCGGCTTCGAGCAGGTGACCGTGTCCGCGCTCGCCCGGCGGTTCGACGTCAAGGTCGCGAGCCTGTACTCGCACCTGAAGAACTCCCAGGACCTCAAGACCCGGATCGCGTTGCTCGCGCTGGAGGAGCTGGCCGACCGTGCCGCCGACGCGCTCGCCGGCCGGGCCGGCAAGGACGCCCTCACCGCGTTCGCCGACGTGTACCGCGACTACGCCCGCGCCCACCCCGGCCGCTACGCGGCGACCCGGCACCCGCTGGATCCCGAGGCGGCGGCCGCGAGCGCGGGCGGCCGGCACGCACAGATGACCCGTGCGATCCTGCGCGGCTACGACCTGGCCGAGCCCGACCAGACCCACGCCGTCCGGCTCCTCGGCAGCGTCTTCCACGGCTACGTCAGCCTGGAGCTGGCCGGCGGGTTCAGCCGCAGCGCCCCCGACTCGCAGGAGTCCTGGACCCGGATCCTGGACGCCCTCGACTCCCTCCTGCGCGACTGGCCCCACGCCTGA
- the proS gene encoding proline--tRNA ligase → MAKAPVLTPRADDFPRWYQDLVAKAELADNGPVRGTMVIRPYGYGLWERMQQEMDVRIKDAGAQNAYFPLFIPQSYLTKEAEHVEGFAPELAVVTHGGGKELEEPVVVRPTSETIVNEYFSKWVQSYRDLPLLINQWANVVRWELRPRVFLRTTEFLWQEGHTAHANYEEARDYAARIHRNVYADFMENVLAMDVVPGRKTARERFAGAINTLTLEGMMGDGKALQLGTSHELGQNFAKAFHTRYLSREGRQEYVWQTSWGSTTRMVGALVMMHGDDDGLRVPPRLAPVQAVVIAVKGGPEVPAEVRAIGERLTGAGVRVEVDDRTDVPFGRRAVDWELKGVPVRIEVGPRDLENGTAVLVRRIPGTKEPVAARALAALLPGVLEDDQALLLAQSRRRREDRTAEATTIEEATEAAATGWARIPWAKLGPEGETGLAEQGMSVRCLVAADGTVPERDDQPGNVAIVARAY, encoded by the coding sequence ATGGCAAAGGCACCCGTGCTCACCCCCCGGGCGGACGACTTCCCGCGCTGGTACCAGGATCTGGTCGCCAAGGCGGAGCTGGCCGACAACGGCCCGGTGCGCGGCACCATGGTCATCCGACCGTACGGGTACGGCCTGTGGGAGCGGATGCAACAGGAGATGGACGTCCGGATCAAGGACGCGGGCGCGCAGAACGCCTACTTCCCGCTCTTCATCCCGCAGTCGTATCTGACGAAGGAGGCCGAGCACGTCGAGGGCTTCGCTCCCGAACTGGCCGTCGTCACCCACGGCGGCGGCAAGGAGCTGGAGGAGCCTGTCGTGGTCCGCCCCACCTCCGAGACGATCGTCAACGAATACTTCTCGAAGTGGGTGCAGAGCTACCGCGATCTGCCGCTGCTGATCAACCAGTGGGCGAACGTGGTGCGCTGGGAGCTGCGCCCGCGCGTGTTCCTCCGTACGACGGAATTCCTCTGGCAGGAGGGCCACACAGCCCACGCCAACTACGAGGAGGCCCGCGACTACGCCGCGCGCATCCACCGGAACGTGTACGCCGACTTCATGGAGAACGTCCTCGCCATGGACGTCGTACCGGGACGCAAGACGGCCAGGGAGCGGTTCGCCGGTGCGATCAACACGCTCACCCTGGAGGGCATGATGGGCGACGGCAAGGCCCTCCAACTGGGCACCAGCCATGAGCTGGGCCAGAACTTCGCCAAGGCCTTCCACACGCGCTACCTGTCGCGGGAGGGCCGGCAGGAGTACGTCTGGCAGACCTCCTGGGGCTCCACCACCCGTATGGTCGGCGCGCTGGTGATGATGCACGGGGACGACGACGGTCTGCGCGTACCGCCCCGGCTGGCCCCGGTGCAGGCGGTGGTCATCGCCGTCAAGGGCGGCCCGGAGGTGCCGGCCGAGGTCCGCGCGATCGGTGAGCGGCTTACGGGGGCGGGAGTACGCGTCGAGGTCGACGACCGCACGGACGTGCCGTTCGGCCGGCGCGCGGTCGACTGGGAGCTGAAGGGCGTACCCGTACGGATCGAGGTAGGGCCGCGCGACCTGGAGAACGGCACCGCCGTACTGGTCCGCCGTATCCCGGGCACGAAGGAGCCGGTCGCGGCCCGGGCACTGGCCGCGCTGCTGCCCGGGGTGCTGGAGGACGACCAGGCGCTGCTGCTGGCCCAGTCCCGCCGGCGCCGCGAGGACCGCACGGCGGAGGCGACCACGATCGAGGAGGCCACGGAGGCCGCGGCCACCGGCTGGGCCCGCATCCCCTGGGCGAAGCTCGGCCCCGAGGGCGAGACCGGACTCGCCGAACAGGGCATGTCGGTACGGTGCCTGGTCGCGGCGGACGGCACGGTCCCGGAACGCGATGACCAGCCGGGGAATGTGGCGATCGTGGCGCGGGCGTATTGA
- a CDS encoding winged helix-turn-helix transcriptional regulator: protein MTRSRAQDPNVCGVTAAIAVIDGKWKTSLLWLLESGPHRPAELRRRLPGLSEKVLTQALREMEEDGLVHREVYDVLPPKTVYTLTGFGRDLSEALGPVSDWGHRRLNQLRERGQTS from the coding sequence ATGACACGCAGCCGCGCCCAGGATCCGAACGTCTGCGGAGTGACCGCCGCGATCGCCGTGATCGACGGCAAGTGGAAGACGTCCCTGCTGTGGCTGCTGGAGTCCGGCCCGCACCGGCCGGCCGAACTACGGCGCCGATTGCCGGGGTTGAGCGAGAAGGTGCTGACTCAGGCGCTGCGCGAGATGGAGGAGGACGGACTGGTGCACCGGGAGGTGTACGACGTGCTGCCGCCCAAGACGGTATACACACTCACCGGCTTCGGCCGCGACCTGTCCGAGGCCCTGGGCCCCGTATCCGACTGGGGCCACCGCCGCCTGAACCAGCTCCGTGAACGCGGCCAGACATCCTGA
- a CDS encoding NAD(P)-dependent oxidoreductase, which produces MSTSTHLPAVTVLGLGPMGRSLAGAFLKAGLRTTVWNRTPGKDRELIEQGAAGAGSAEEAVAAGDLVVVCVVNYDAVDALLRPEPVTCALKGRTVVNLTADTPHRARKAAEWAAGHGIRYLDGAIMTPAPSIGTPEAVFLHSGPRGLYEEYRPVLEALGGKHMHLGEEIGRAAAFDIALLDLFWTAMAGYAHAVAIARAEGVTAGELAPFAQGIGAILPPLFAEFARDADDGTYSGAINPLTSAASTMAHVVEVSEAHGVDAGVMRAVEGMARRTIGLGHGTDGFIRVAEVLGRR; this is translated from the coding sequence ATGTCCACATCCACGCATCTTCCTGCCGTCACCGTGCTCGGTCTCGGCCCGATGGGCCGCTCGCTGGCCGGCGCGTTCCTCAAGGCAGGGCTGCGGACCACGGTCTGGAACCGCACCCCGGGCAAGGACCGGGAGCTGATCGAGCAGGGGGCGGCCGGCGCCGGATCGGCCGAGGAGGCCGTCGCAGCCGGTGACCTTGTCGTGGTCTGCGTGGTGAACTACGACGCGGTCGACGCCCTCCTGCGCCCCGAGCCCGTCACCTGCGCCCTCAAGGGCCGTACCGTCGTGAACCTGACCGCCGACACTCCGCACCGCGCCCGGAAGGCGGCGGAGTGGGCGGCCGGCCACGGCATCCGCTACCTGGACGGCGCGATCATGACCCCGGCTCCCAGCATCGGCACTCCGGAGGCCGTCTTCCTGCACAGCGGACCGCGCGGCCTGTACGAGGAGTACCGGCCCGTGCTGGAGGCACTGGGCGGCAAGCACATGCACCTCGGAGAGGAGATCGGACGCGCCGCCGCTTTCGACATCGCGCTGCTCGACCTCTTCTGGACGGCGATGGCGGGCTATGCGCACGCCGTCGCGATCGCCCGGGCCGAGGGAGTCACCGCCGGCGAACTCGCACCCTTCGCGCAGGGCATCGGCGCGATCCTGCCCCCGCTCTTCGCGGAGTTCGCGCGGGACGCCGACGACGGCACCTACTCCGGGGCCATCAACCCTCTCACCTCGGCCGCCTCGACCATGGCCCATGTCGTCGAGGTCTCCGAGGCCCACGGCGTCGACGCGGGTGTGATGCGCGCGGTGGAAGGCATGGCCCGGCGCACCATCGGTCTCGGCCACGGCACGGACGGCTTCATCCGGGTCGCGGAGGTACTGGGCAGGCGGTGA
- a CDS encoding LysR family transcriptional regulator → MELELRHLRVLCAIADAGSVGRAAAQLGYSQPAVSTQLRRIERHLGEPLFERGTSGVRPTRYGAEVVAQARDVLARADAIGHRPAAARARRTLRVAATNSPMLSGTVSRVRTRLPDLSVAVTSVYASSRIVELLEEGTVDAAIAADYPGMELRHSDAVKHRGIVTEPTFVALPSRHRLRQCAQVQLADLAEDAWFVTPDDGAGWPGVFYDACAAAGFTPVTVHEFLGDQTQLQSMIADGLGVSLVQPTLRPIPHVVVKPLAGSPLWCRYVLAWRPDTVTEEVEEALSQSATAAYRDLVAQAPHLRAWASRTWSVTGA, encoded by the coding sequence ATGGAGCTGGAGCTGCGGCACCTGCGGGTGCTGTGCGCGATCGCCGACGCCGGCAGCGTGGGTCGCGCCGCGGCACAGCTCGGCTATTCGCAGCCCGCTGTGAGCACTCAACTGCGGCGCATAGAGCGCCACTTGGGCGAGCCGCTCTTCGAACGCGGCACCAGCGGAGTGCGGCCGACCCGCTACGGCGCCGAGGTCGTCGCCCAGGCCCGTGACGTGCTGGCCCGTGCCGACGCCATCGGCCATCGCCCGGCCGCCGCGCGAGCCCGCCGTACCCTGCGCGTGGCTGCGACCAACTCGCCCATGCTGTCCGGCACGGTCTCCCGGGTCCGCACCCGGCTGCCGGACCTGTCCGTCGCGGTCACCAGCGTCTACGCCTCCTCGCGGATCGTGGAACTGCTGGAGGAGGGCACGGTGGACGCGGCCATCGCCGCCGACTATCCGGGCATGGAGCTGCGGCACTCGGACGCGGTGAAGCACCGCGGAATCGTGACGGAGCCGACATTCGTCGCCCTGCCCTCCCGGCACCGGCTGCGGCAGTGCGCCCAGGTCCAGCTCGCCGACCTGGCCGAGGACGCCTGGTTCGTGACCCCGGACGACGGGGCCGGCTGGCCCGGAGTGTTCTACGACGCCTGTGCGGCGGCCGGATTCACCCCGGTCACCGTCCATGAGTTCCTCGGCGACCAGACCCAGCTGCAGAGCATGATCGCCGACGGCCTCGGTGTGTCCCTCGTCCAGCCGACGCTGCGGCCGATCCCGCATGTCGTGGTCAAGCCACTGGCCGGCTCCCCGCTGTGGTGCCGTTATGTGCTGGCCTGGCGGCCCGACACCGTCACCGAGGAGGTCGAGGAGGCCCTGTCCCAGTCCGCCACGGCCGCCTACCGCGACCTCGTCGCCCAGGCACCCCACCTGCGGGCCTGGGCCTCACGCACCTGGAGCGTCACCGGGGCGTAG
- a CDS encoding collagenase, giving the protein MAGAAAVCVTLAGLLTTPAAAAPQSHTGAAPAPPGHVSVPSPTGATTAVTERPASQSRRLSPAQLPPLQPLSPHPARKTAKAAKAASCTPGDFGSRSGAALVAFVKASTTDCVNTLFSVTGKDAHDVFQQSQMLTVAAAFTRTAGQYRGDNSGGLEQLVLFLRAGYFVQFNHPGDVGTYSSRLTKAVTAGLDAFFARSHSNDVTAVNGDILGETVILTDSADVQGRYLPVYERLLSDYDSPYNSVDSMVRAVNDVYTPLWRGNWNPDYVAAVAADPSITDTLHEFALDHTDLLGTDKAFLDSNAGMNLARYVEHPELQATVKPLAKDLLDQSAITGPTAALWVAVATQANAYDGSDCAYYDVCDLPAKLTAAALPITHSCDADHTILAQDLTDADLDATCASVLHQDAYFRGLVKADGAIPGQYVSTIQLVVFASRADYQTYAGAIYGISTDNGGMTLDGNPSDPANHVTSIMYQKDSDDGFTARIWNLNHEYTHFLDGRDDMKGDFAQETTVPDIWWIEGLAEYVSYSYRGIADDQAVQEAAKHTYKLSTLWQSTYDNSDVIRTYPWGYLAVRYMAENHPDDIQNMLARFRVGDYAGGYAVYHDGIGTRYDADFDQWLTACAQGACAKPAKA; this is encoded by the coding sequence ATGGCCGGCGCCGCGGCCGTCTGTGTCACCCTGGCCGGGCTGCTGACCACGCCCGCGGCAGCGGCACCGCAGTCGCACACCGGTGCCGCCCCCGCGCCTCCGGGACACGTGTCGGTGCCGTCGCCGACCGGTGCTACCACCGCCGTCACCGAGCGTCCCGCGAGCCAGTCCCGGCGGCTCAGCCCGGCCCAACTCCCGCCCCTGCAGCCGCTGTCGCCCCACCCGGCCCGCAAGACGGCCAAGGCTGCCAAGGCGGCCTCCTGCACTCCGGGCGACTTCGGCAGCCGCAGCGGAGCCGCCCTCGTGGCCTTCGTGAAGGCGTCGACCACGGACTGCGTCAACACCCTCTTCTCGGTCACCGGCAAGGACGCGCACGACGTCTTCCAGCAGTCCCAGATGCTCACCGTGGCGGCCGCGTTCACGCGCACGGCCGGGCAGTACCGCGGCGACAACTCCGGCGGCCTGGAGCAGCTGGTCCTGTTCCTGCGAGCCGGCTACTTCGTGCAGTTCAACCACCCCGGCGACGTGGGCACGTACAGCAGCCGCCTCACCAAGGCCGTCACGGCCGGCCTGGACGCCTTCTTCGCCCGGTCCCACTCGAATGATGTGACGGCGGTGAACGGCGACATCCTCGGTGAGACCGTCATCCTCACCGACAGCGCCGACGTCCAGGGCCGCTATCTCCCGGTCTACGAGCGGTTGTTGAGCGATTACGACAGCCCGTACAACTCCGTGGACAGCATGGTCAGGGCGGTGAACGACGTCTACACCCCGCTGTGGCGCGGCAACTGGAACCCCGACTACGTCGCCGCGGTCGCCGCGGACCCGTCGATCACCGACACCCTGCACGAATTCGCGCTGGACCACACGGACCTGCTCGGCACCGACAAGGCCTTCCTGGATTCCAACGCCGGGATGAACCTGGCCCGCTATGTCGAGCACCCGGAACTCCAGGCGACCGTGAAGCCTCTCGCCAAGGACCTGCTGGACCAGTCCGCGATCACCGGCCCGACGGCCGCGCTCTGGGTCGCCGTCGCCACGCAGGCGAACGCCTACGACGGCAGCGACTGCGCGTACTACGACGTCTGCGACCTGCCCGCCAAGCTGACCGCGGCCGCCCTGCCGATCACCCACTCCTGCGACGCGGACCACACCATCCTCGCCCAGGACCTCACGGACGCGGACCTCGACGCCACCTGCGCCAGCGTGCTGCACCAGGACGCCTACTTCCGCGGGCTGGTGAAGGCCGACGGCGCGATACCCGGCCAGTACGTCTCGACCATCCAGCTCGTCGTCTTCGCCAGCCGCGCCGACTACCAGACGTACGCCGGCGCCATCTACGGCATCAGCACCGACAACGGCGGCATGACCCTGGACGGCAACCCGTCCGACCCGGCCAACCACGTGACGTCGATCATGTACCAGAAGGACTCCGACGACGGTTTCACGGCCCGGATCTGGAACCTCAACCACGAGTACACGCACTTCCTCGACGGCCGCGACGACATGAAGGGCGACTTCGCCCAGGAGACCACCGTGCCGGACATCTGGTGGATCGAGGGTCTCGCCGAGTACGTCTCCTACAGCTACCGGGGAATCGCCGACGACCAGGCCGTCCAGGAGGCCGCCAAGCACACGTACAAGCTGAGCACCCTGTGGCAGAGCACCTACGACAACAGTGACGTGATCCGCACCTATCCGTGGGGCTATCTCGCCGTGCGCTACATGGCCGAGAACCACCCCGACGACATCCAGAACATGCTCGCCCGCTTCCGCGTCGGTGACTACGCCGGCGGCTACGCCGTCTACCACGACGGCATCGGCACCCGCTATGACGCCGACTTCGACCAGTGGCTCACGGCGTGTGCCCAGGGCGCCTGCGCCAAGCCCGCCAAGGCCTGA
- a CDS encoding glyceraldehyde-3-phosphate dehydrogenase yields the protein MTVNDDSFTNWKIREEIAESMIPLIGKLHRERDVTVLLHSRSLVNKSVVSILKTHRFARQIAGAELSVTETMPFLQALTALDLGPSQIDLGMLATTYQADDRGLSVAEFTAEAVAGATGASKIERREPRDVVLYGFGRIGRLVARLLIEKAGSGNGLMLRAIVVRGGGGRAAEDLVKRASLLRRDSIHGQFQGTITVDEASSTIVANGKAIKVIYADDPSSLDYTEYGIRDAILIDNTGKWRDREGLSQHLRPGIEKVVLTAPGKGDVPNIVHGVNHDTVKPDEQILSCASCTTNAIVPPLKAMDDEYGVLRGHVETVHSFTNDQNLLDNYHKSERRGRSAPLNMVITETGAASAVSKALPDLKAKISGSSIRVPVPDVSIAILNLQLARETTREEVHDYLREVSLTSPLKRQIDFITAPDAVSSDFIGSRHASIVDAGALKVDGDNAILYLWYDNEFGYSCQVVRVVQHVSGVEYPTYPATAV from the coding sequence GTGACTGTCAACGACGACTCGTTCACCAACTGGAAGATCCGCGAGGAGATCGCGGAGTCGATGATCCCGCTCATCGGGAAGCTGCACCGCGAGCGGGACGTGACCGTCCTGCTGCACAGCCGCTCCTTGGTGAACAAGTCGGTGGTCAGCATCCTCAAGACGCACCGCTTCGCCCGGCAGATCGCCGGCGCGGAGCTGTCGGTCACCGAGACGATGCCGTTCCTGCAGGCCCTGACCGCCCTCGACCTCGGGCCCTCGCAGATCGACCTGGGCATGCTCGCCACCACCTACCAGGCCGACGACCGCGGTCTGAGTGTGGCGGAGTTCACGGCCGAGGCCGTGGCCGGCGCCACCGGCGCCAGCAAGATCGAGCGCCGTGAGCCGCGCGATGTCGTCCTGTACGGCTTCGGCCGCATCGGCCGGCTCGTCGCCCGTCTGCTGATCGAGAAGGCGGGCTCCGGCAACGGCCTCATGCTGCGGGCCATCGTGGTGCGCGGCGGTGGCGGCCGGGCCGCCGAGGATCTCGTCAAGCGCGCCTCGCTGCTGCGCCGCGACTCCATCCACGGCCAGTTCCAGGGCACGATCACCGTCGACGAGGCCAGCAGCACGATCGTCGCCAACGGCAAAGCCATCAAGGTGATCTACGCGGACGACCCGTCGTCCCTGGACTACACCGAGTACGGCATCCGGGACGCCATCCTCATCGACAACACCGGCAAGTGGCGCGACCGCGAGGGCCTGTCCCAGCATCTGCGCCCCGGCATCGAGAAGGTCGTCCTGACCGCGCCGGGCAAGGGCGACGTCCCGAACATCGTGCACGGCGTCAACCACGACACCGTCAAGCCGGACGAGCAGATCCTGTCCTGCGCCTCCTGCACCACCAACGCGATCGTCCCCCCGCTGAAGGCGATGGACGACGAGTACGGCGTGCTGCGCGGTCACGTGGAGACCGTCCACTCGTTCACCAACGACCAGAACCTGCTGGACAACTACCACAAGTCCGAGCGCCGTGGCCGCTCCGCGCCGCTCAACATGGTGATCACCGAGACGGGTGCCGCCTCCGCGGTCTCCAAGGCGCTGCCGGACCTCAAGGCGAAGATCAGCGGCAGCTCGATCCGCGTGCCCGTGCCGGACGTGTCGATCGCGATCCTCAATCTGCAGCTGGCCCGCGAGACCACCCGCGAGGAGGTCCACGACTACCTCCGCGAGGTCTCGCTGACCTCGCCGCTCAAGCGCCAGATCGACTTCATCACGGCGCCCGACGCGGTCTCCAGCGACTTCATCGGCTCGCGCCACGCCTCGATCGTGGACGCCGGCGCCCTCAAGGTCGACGGCGACAACGCGATCCTCTACCTCTGGTACGACAACGAGTTCGGCTACTCCTGCCAGGTCGTCCGGGTCGTCCAGCATGTGTCGGGCGTCGAGTACCCGACGTACCCGGCCACGGCGGTCTGA
- a CDS encoding membrane protein, which produces MSTSSVPRPESAAPSAVVRRPVLPRIARRGVPEGALRALALFAAVRVAGVLVVILTNAVRGHPLLKSFAHSWDSRWYLHIAAQGYGHRIWITPEGAVQSDWAFFPLYPGLIRALSTVLPLSPGMAALLISWIAAGVAAYGVYVIGHHLYGRGVATALVALWAALPHAVELTIAYTESLFAALAIWSLYFVLKRRWLWAGTLAALAGLSRPSGFAIALAVSLAAAHEAWQQRGRVPASLWAGAVIAPLGWLGYVLWVGGQTGDLLGGYFKVQSAWDSKFDFGLGSARFLKGLLLHGGGVVYPAALVIVAAGVLLFALLCLERAPLALVVFAGVLILLVVGGSGSFSSKPRFLLPAFPLLIPMARALTRTWRVRPAHAMIVYAGLTVVSLLFGAYVAVVARSPL; this is translated from the coding sequence GTGAGCACCTCTTCCGTTCCCCGGCCCGAGTCGGCCGCCCCGTCCGCCGTTGTCCGTCGCCCGGTCCTGCCACGGATCGCCCGGCGCGGTGTCCCCGAGGGGGCGCTACGGGCCCTCGCCCTGTTCGCGGCCGTACGTGTCGCCGGGGTCCTCGTGGTGATCCTCACCAACGCGGTCCGGGGCCATCCGCTGCTCAAAAGTTTCGCCCACTCCTGGGACTCCCGGTGGTACCTGCACATCGCCGCCCAGGGCTACGGCCACCGCATCTGGATCACCCCGGAGGGTGCGGTCCAGAGCGACTGGGCGTTCTTCCCCCTGTATCCCGGACTCATCAGGGCACTGAGCACGGTCCTGCCGCTCAGCCCCGGCATGGCCGCACTGCTCATCTCCTGGATCGCCGCGGGCGTGGCGGCCTACGGCGTGTACGTCATCGGCCACCACCTCTACGGGCGCGGCGTCGCCACCGCGCTGGTCGCCCTGTGGGCCGCCCTGCCGCACGCGGTGGAACTGACCATCGCCTACACCGAGTCCCTGTTCGCCGCGCTCGCCATCTGGTCCCTGTACTTCGTGCTCAAGCGCCGCTGGCTGTGGGCCGGGACACTGGCCGCGCTGGCGGGGCTGTCCCGGCCGAGCGGCTTCGCGATCGCGCTGGCCGTCTCCCTCGCCGCCGCCCACGAGGCGTGGCAGCAGCGCGGCCGGGTACCGGCGAGCCTGTGGGCCGGTGCCGTCATCGCCCCGCTGGGCTGGCTCGGCTATGTGCTCTGGGTGGGCGGACAGACGGGCGATCTGCTCGGCGGCTACTTCAAGGTGCAGAGCGCCTGGGACTCCAAGTTCGACTTCGGTCTCGGCTCGGCGCGTTTCCTGAAGGGCCTGCTGCTGCACGGCGGAGGCGTCGTCTACCCGGCGGCCCTGGTCATAGTCGCGGCCGGAGTGCTGCTCTTCGCCCTGCTCTGTCTGGAACGCGCCCCGCTGGCCCTGGTGGTCTTCGCGGGTGTCCTGATCCTGCTCGTGGTCGGCGGCTCCGGCTCCTTCTCCTCCAAGCCGCGGTTCCTGCTGCCGGCCTTCCCGCTCCTCATCCCCATGGCTCGCGCACTGACCCGGACCTGGCGGGTCCGGCCGGCCCACGCCATGATCGTCTACGCCGGTCTCACCGTCGTATCCCTGCTGTTCGGTGCCTATGTGGCGGTGGTGGCCCGCTCCCCGCTGTGA